Proteins from one Procambarus clarkii isolate CNS0578487 chromosome 8, FALCON_Pclarkii_2.0, whole genome shotgun sequence genomic window:
- the LOC123759786 gene encoding spermatogenesis-associated protein 31H1-like, producing MELGATGRERTHTQSSGPAPARPHGRLWAGLAAAALLDPECDRDCWRSVSRALTRRGSRAPTRPGSCAPTRWGSRAPTRLGSRALTRRSSRAPTRRGSRTPTRRGSRTPTRRGSRTPTRRGSRAPTRRGSRTPTRRGSRAPTRRGSRAPTRRGSRTPTRWGSRTPTRRGSRTPTRRGSRTPTRRGYRAPTRRGYRAPTRRGSRAPTRRGSRAPTRRGSCAPTRRGTRYPAFHLTDDSRVHSRAHYYK from the coding sequence ATGGAGTTAGGCGCGACTGGCCGCgagcgtacacacacacagagcagcgGGCCAGCACCAGCGAGGCCGCATGGCAGACTGTGGGCAGGTCTGGCAGCAGCAGCACTGCTCGACCCAGAGTGTGACCGCGACTGTTGGCGCTCTGTCTCCCGCGCGCTAACTCGCCGGGGCTCTCGCGCGCCAACTCGCCCGGGCTCTTGCGCGCCAACTCGCTGGGGCTCCCGCGCGCCAACTCGCCTGGGCTCTCGCGCGCTAACTCGCCGGAGCTCTCGCGCGCCAACTCGCCGGGGCTCCCGCACGCCAACTCGCCGGGGCTCCCGCACGCCAACTCGCCGGGGCTCCCGCACGCCAACTCGCCGGGGCTCCCGCGCGCCAACTCGCCGGGGCTCCCGCACGCCAACTCGCCGGGGCTCCCGCGCGCCAACTCGCCGGGGCTCCCGCGCGCCAACTCGCCGGGGCTCCCGCACGCCAACTCGCTGGGGCTCCCGCACGCCAACTCGCCGGGGCTCCCGCACGCCAACTCGCCGGGGCTCCCGCACGCCAACTCGCCGGGGCTACCGCGCGCCAACTCGCCGGGGCTACCGCGCGCCAACTCGCCGGGGCTCCCGCGCGCCAACTCGCCGGGGCTCCCGCGCGCCAACTCGCCGGGGCTCCTGCGCGCCAACTCGCCGGGGCACCCGCTATCCTGCGTTCCACCTTACTGACGATTCTCGTGTTCACTCTCGTGCTCACTACTATAAGTAA
- the LOC138359485 gene encoding retinitis pigmentosa 1-like 1 protein has translation MIDALYDACVCHERQYAASCHERGSAIARFSHSKVQPQQGSAIARFSHSKVQPQQGSAIARFSDSKIQPQQGSAIVRFSHSEVQPQQGSATARFSHSEVQPQRGSATARFSHSEVQPQRGSATARFSHSEVQPQQDSATARFSHSKIQPQQDSATARFSHNKIQPQQDSATARFSHNKIQPQQDSATTRFSHNKIQPQQDSATTRFSHNKIQPQDSATARFSHSKIQPQQDSATARFSHNKIQPQQDSATTRFSHSKIQPQQDSATARFSHSKIQPQQDSATARFSHNKIQPQDSATTRFSHNKIQPQDSATARFSHNKIQPQQDSATTRFSHNNIQPQQDSATARFSHSKIQPQQDSARARFSHNNVQPQQDSATATFSHSHQ, from the exons ATGATTGATGCCTTATATGATGCTTGTGTTTGTCATGAGAGGCAGTATGCTGCTTCCTGCCATGAG CGAGGTTCAGCCATAGCGAGGTTCAGCCATAGCAAGGTTCAGCCACAGCAAGGTTCAGCCATAGCGAGGTTCAGCCACAGCAAGGTTCAGCCACAGCAAGGTTCAGCCATAGCGAGGTTCAGCGACAGCAAGATTCAGCCACAGCAAGGTTCAGCCATAGTGAGGTTCAGCCATAGCGAGGTTCAGCCACAGCAAGGTTCAGCCACAGCAAGGTTCAGCCATAGCGAGGTTCAGCCACAGCGAGGTTCAGCCACAGCAAGGTTCAGCCATAGCGAGGTTCAGCCACAGCGAGGTTCAGCCACAGCAAGGTTCAGCCATAGCGAGGTTCAGCCACAGCAAGATTCAGCCACAGCAAGATTCAGCCACAGCAAGATTCAGCCACAACAAGATTCAGCCACAGCAAGATTCAGCCACAACAAGATTCAGCCACAACAAGATTCAGCCACAGCAAGATTCAGCCACAACAAGATTCAGCCACAACAAGATTCAGCCACAACAAGATTCAGCCACAACAAGATTCAGCCACAGCAAGATTCAGCCACAACAAGATTCAGCCACAACAAGATTCAGCCACAAGATTCAGCCACAGCAAGATTCAGCCACAGCAAGATTCAGCCACAACAAGATTCAGCCACAGCAAGATTCAGCCACAACAAGATTCAGCCACAGCAAGATTCAGCCACAACAAGATTCAGCCACAGCAAGATTCAGCCACAGCAAGATTCAGCCACAGCAAGATTCAGCCACAGCAAGATTCAGCCACAGCAAGATTCAGCCACAGCAAGATTCAGCCACAACAAGATTCAGCCACAAGATTCAGCCACAACAAGATTCAGCCACAACAAGATTCAGCCACAAGATTCAGCCACAGCAAGATTCAGCCACAACAAGATTCAGCCACAACAAGATTCAGCCACAACAAGATTCAGCCACAACAACATTCAGCCACAGCAAGATTCAGCCACAGCAAGATTCAGCCACAGCAAGATTCAGCCACAGCAAGATTCAGCCAGAGCAAGATTCAGCCACAACAACGTTCAACCACAGCAAGATTCAGCGACAGCAACGTTCAGCCATAGCcatcagtag